The DNA region GGCGCGCGCGCGGTGGCGCGGCTGCGGGGCGCCATCGAAGTGCGGGTCGTGGCGCAGGAACTCGTGGAAGAGGGCGTCGGTCTTCTCGTCCACGCTGTAGTCGCGGCGCGGGCGGCGGGGCCAGGCGTGGGGGCTGCTGGGCGGCGCGGGGGTGTCGGGCACGGAGCAGCGCCGGTCGGGGGCGCCCAGGGGCCCGTCCTCGCCCGCGCCCCGGCCCTCGATGCTGGCGTAGCCGCTGTCCATCTGCAGCAGGCGGCGGGGCCCCGTGTCGCCCTCGGGGCCTGTGGTGCGCGGCAGGGGTGGGGCGGGAGGTGAGGCGGGCGGGAAGGCAGGCGCCGGACCGCCGGAGCCGGAGCTGTCGGCGCTGCGCACCGAGTCACGGTCGTTGCCACTGCTGCTGTGGTCGGAGGAGGCGGCGTGCAGCTCCAGCGAGGCACGAAGGCTCCAGATGTCCTGCACCGGGGTCTGGGGGGGCTCGGGGCCCGCCTCCCGCTCGCCGTCCTCAGACTCCTCCTGCCGTGCCTGCGGCTCCAACCCCAGGCCACCGCTGTCGGGGGGAAACTCGGGGCTGGCTCCCCCCGCGGCTCCCGCCTCCGCCGACACTAGCCTACGGGGCGGACGGTGGCCGTCAGGGTCCGGCCGTCCTGGACTTGGAGGGCGGCCCTCTCCCGGCGCCGAGTGCCTACGCCCCATCCCCACTGCTCTAGAGCCCGgagggctgccccccccccccccaggaatgcCGAGTTAACAGGAGCTGCCTCATGGGTCCCCCACCCCGCCTGGGTGCAGGGGCCTGCAGGGTAGACCCACACCCCAGTTCTGACCCCCGTTCTGCCCAACCTGCCCTTCCTTACCCAGCATTCCTGGCCTCCGCTGGTCCAGGCTGGAAGGGTCTCCTAGGCCACCTAGAGGGGGCGGGTGGGGGCGGCCCGAGGGGCCCTAGCACCTCTATCTACTGAGAGATACCTGCGGAGCGCGGGGGCCGGGCCGGCGGGGGCCGGGAGGCCTCGGATGTACTTGAGCGTGTCCCCCTCGGGCTCCGTGCTCTCGCTGGCCGCTCGCTGCCGCTGGAAATGGTGGCGCTTTGGGGAGCCTAGGGGTAGGTCGCAGCCTTGGGTGCTGGGAGCGCCTCACGGCCCTGGGCCCCCATGACACACCCCCGTGGCTGGGGCGCAGACACAGCAAACAGGTCCTGGGCACCGGTGTCCGCTCCCACCCTGCAAGCTCATCCCCACCCCGGCCCCCCTTCAGATTCAGGCAGGAGACCCCTGGCCCTCTGGATGGGAGGCGAGAAGGGTTTTCCTAGCCGTCAGATGCCCCCCTGTCCCCCGGGGCTCACCCCGTGTGTCCAGGCTGGAGGCCCGCTGGCTGGCCTCCAGCTTCCACTTCTTGACCCTGAAGTAGGGGCTGGCGCCGTCCAGGCTGGCGTGGCGCCGCAGCCGCGTGAAGAACTGCAGGACGGGCCCCGCGCCCGCGCTGGGGCTCCCCTCCCCGGGCCCCGAGGCCCCCGGCCCACCAGGTTTGCGGCTCCGGGCCGAGTCCAgctgggtggggagagagcatcTCAGGGCCTCGGGCCGGGTGCCAGGTGCTGGCCGGGTGTCgctgggggccgggggcgggggagCCTCACCGAGGAGGCGTCGCCGGAGCCGCTGGACGCCGAGGGGCTGACGTGCACGTCGGTGCTGCTGCCCGCGGCAGAGTTGTAGGGGTCACCTGGCAGGGCGGAGCTGGGGCCCCCGGAGCGGCCGGTGAGGGCCTTGCCCGCGGGCTGTGGCCAGCAGGGCGGAGGAGGAAGAAGCAGCGACAGGTCAAAGAGCTCCAggccggcccccggccccccccGGCCGACGCCCCCTCACCTGGAAGATGGCCTTGGGCGGGGCTGCGGCGTGGGGTGCGGCCTCTCCGGGGTCACACTCGTGGATGGTGACGATCTTCAGGGGCGGCAGGTGCAGGTGACTGAGACGGGCCTTCTTCAGGTGGTGGAAGTCGCCCTCTGTCAAGGTGTACCTGCCGAGCGGGCGGAGTGGCCAGCCAGTGGTGCGGGTCCAGGTGGGCCGGCAGAACCCCCCCCAGGCCTCGCCCGCCCATCGCCTCACCGGCGGCCCTTGTCCTGCGCCTTGTGGCCCTGCTCGAACAGGGCGGCCTCGTTGAAAGACACGCGGCGCCCAGTGCTGCTGGTGGACAGGAAGCGCTCGGTCTCCGCGTCCTCGGGGCACTCTGGCTCTGCCAGGACACAGTGGGCGGATGCGGGTGCGTGCCGGGTAGCTGGTCGGGAGACCGGGGCAGGCGGCCAGGTGTTGGGGGACAcagatggaggcaggtgttgggggacacggatggaggcaggtgttgggggacacggatggaggcaggtgttgggggactcggatggaggcaggtgtcgTGTGGACaaggatggaggcaggtgttgggggacacggatggaggcaggtgttgtgtggacacggatggaggcaggtgttgtGTGGACACGGATGGAGACAGGTGTTGTGtggacacggatggaggcaggtgttgtatggacacggatggaggcaggtgttgggggacacggatggaggcaggtgttgggggacaaggatggaggcaggtgttgggggacacggatggaggcaggtgttgggggacacggatggaggcaggtgttgggggacacggatggaggcaggtgtcgTGTGGACaaggatggaggcaggtgttggtggacacggatggaggcaggtgttgggggacacggatggaggcaggtgttgggggacacggatggaggcaggtgttgggggacacggatggaggcaggtgtcgTGTGGACaaggatggaggcaggtgttggtGGACACGGATGGAGACAGGTGTTGGGGGAtacggatggaggcaggtgttggtggacacggatggaggcaggtgttgggggacacggatggaggcaggtgttgtgtggacacggatggaggcaggtgttgggggacacggatggaggcaggtgttggtggacacggatggaggcaggtgttgggggacacggatggaggcaggtgttgggggacacggatggaggcaggtgttgggggacacggatggaggcaggtgttgggggacacggatggaggcaggtgtcgTGTGGACaaggatggaggcaggtgttggtggacacggatggaggcaggtgttgggggatacggatggaggcaggtgttggtggacacggatggaggcaggtgttgggggacacggatggaggcaggtgttgggggacacggatggaggcaggtgttgtgtggacacggatggaggcaggtgttgggggacacggatggaggcaggtgttggtggacacggatggaggcaggtgttgggggacacggatggagacaggtgttgggggacacggatggaggcaggtgttgggggacacggatggaggcaggtgttgggggacacggatggaggcaggtgttgggggacacggatggaggcaggtgttgtgtggacacggatggaggcaggtgttgggggacacggatggaggcaggtgttggtggacacggatggaggcaggtgttgggggacacggatggaggcaggtgttgggggacacggatggaggcaggtgttgggggactcggatggaggcaggtgtcgTGTGGACaaggatggaggcaggtgttgggggacacggatggaggcaggtgttgtgtggacacggatggaggcaggtgttgtGTGGACACGGATGGAGACAGGTGTTGTGtggacacggatggaggcaggtgttgtatggacacggatggaggcaggtgttgggggacacggatggaggcaggtgttgggggacaaggatggaggcaggtgttgggggacacggatggaggcaggtgttgggggacacggatggaggcaggtgttgggggacacggatggaggcaggtgtcgTGTGGACaaggatggaggcaggtgttggtggacacggatggaggcaggtgttgggggacacggatggaggcaggtgttgggggacacggatggaggcaggtgttgggggacacggatggaggcaggtgtcgTGTGGACaaggatggaggcaggtgttggtGGACACGGATGGAGACAGGTGTTGGGGGAtacggatggaggcaggtgttggtggacacggatggaggcaggtgttgggggacacggatggaggcaggtgttgtgtggacacggatggaggcaggtgttgggggacacggatggaggcaggtgttggtggacacggatggaggcaggtgttgggggacacggatggaggcaggtgttgggggacacggatggaggcaggtgttgggggacacggatggaggcaggtgttgggggacacggatggaggcaggtgtcgTGTGGACaaggatggaggcaggtgttggtggacacggatggaggcaggtgttgggggatacggatggaggcaggtgttggtggacacggatggaggcaggtgttgggggacacggatggaggcaggtgttgggggacacggatggaggcaggtgttgtgtggacacggatggaggcaggtgttgggggacacggatggaggcaggtgttggtggacacggatggaggcaggtgttgggggacacggatggagacaggtgttgggggacacggatggaggcaggtgttgggggacacggatggaggcaggtgttgggggacacggatggaggcaggtgttgggggacacggatggaggcaggtgttgtgtggacacggatggaggcaggtgttgggggacacggatggaggcaggtgttggtggacacggatggaggcaggtgttgggggacacggatggaggcaggtgttgggggacacggatggaggcaggtgttgggggacacggatggaggcaggtgttgggggacacggatggaggcaggtgttgggggacacggatggaggcaggtgtcgTGTGGACaaggatggaggcaggtgttggtggacacggatggaggcaggtgttgggggatacggatggaggcaggtgttggtggacacggatggaggcaggtgttggtggacacggatggaggcaggtgttgggggacacggatggaggcaggtgttgggggacacggatggaggcaggtgttgggggacacggatggaggcaggtgttgtgtggacacggatggaggcaggtgttgtgtggacacggatggaggcaggtgttgtgtggacacggatggaggcaggtgttggtggacacggatggaggcaggtgttgggggacacggatggaggcaggtgttgggggacacggatggaggcaggtgttgtgtggacacggatggaggcaggtgttggtggacacggatggaggcaggtgttgggggacacggatggaggcaggtgttgggggacacggatggaggcaggtgttgggggacacggatggaggcaggtgttgtgtggacacggatggaggcaggtgttgggggacacggatggaggcaggtgttggtggacacggatggaggcaggtgttgggggacacggatggagacaggtgttgggggacacggatggagacaggtgttgggggacacggatggaggcaggtgttgggggacacggatggaggcaggtgttgtgtggacacggatggaggcaggtgtcgTGTGGACaaggatggaggcaggtgttggtGGACACGGATGGAGACAGGTGTTGGGGGAtacggatggaggcaggtgttggtggacacggatggaggcaggtgttgggggacacggatggaggcaggtgttgtgtggacacggatggaggcaggtgttgggggacacggatggaggcaggtgttgggggacacggatggaggcaggtgttggtggacacggatggaggcaggtgttgggggacacggatggaggcaggtgttgggggacacggatggaggcaggtgtcgTGTGGACaaggatggaggcaggtgttgggggacacggatggaggcaggtgttgggggacacggatggaggcaggtgttgggggacacggatggaggcaggtgttgggggacacggatggaggcaggtgttgggggacacggatggaggcaggtgttgggggacacggatggaggcaggtgttgggggacacggatggaggcaggtgttgggggacacggatggaggcaggtgttgggggacacggatggaggcaggtgtcgTGTGGACaaggatggaggcaggtgttggtggacacggatggaggcaggtgttgggggacacggatggaggcaggtgttgggggacacggatggaggcaggtgttgggggacacggatggaggcaggtgttgggggacacggatggaggcaggtgtcgTGTGGACAAGGATGGAGGTAGGTGTTGGTGGACAGGGATGGAGACAGGTGTTGGGGGAtacggatggaggcaggtgttggtggacacggatggaggcaggtgttgggggacacGGATGGATGGATGTAGGGCTGTTCGGACAGCAGCCAGGGGGGGCCTGCAGGGGCTCACCTGGGGCGGCGTGCGGGCCTGGGTCCAGGTAGGCGCCAGTACCCTTCTCCAGCTCCTCCAGGgctctgggggggaggggcgcggtgggggcggggctcgaacccgctcCCCGCGCCCCGCCCTGACTCCTGTGCGCTCCTCCCTCGCCCCCGCGCCCCTCACCTGTGCGGGCGGCGCCCGGCCCAGCAGCGGCGGCCCAGCAGCAGCGCGCCCGCCAGCACGACGAGCGAGCCGGCCGCTAGCAGcgcgagcagcagcagcagcagcagcgccgAGCGGTCCAGCGCCGGGTCGGGCTCGGCCTGGGGGGGCGGCAGGTGGGCGGGTGCCGGCGCCCCTCCCCGCGCCCCCCTCCGCGCCCCGCACTCACGGTGGGCCCCGTGGCGTTGTCCCATGTCGCGGTCGGGGCCACGGTGGCGGTGGCGGCCTCGGTGGCCACGGTGGCGGTGGGCTgcatggcggcggcggcggcggcggccgggcctggagggggagggggctggctcAGCGCCTCCCGGgtccggggtgggggggaggcgggGGCGGCCGGTCGCCGCGGGGGCGCGGCGAGGACCCCGCGGGCGGGAGCCGGTTCCCATGGCGACGCGCGGCCGCGGGGGGGGGCGGGTTGCCGGGGagcgcggcgggggcggcgggcacGGCTGAGGGGCACCTGCGGGCGGCCCCGGGCCCCGGGTCCCGGGCCGGCGAGCGGGGTGTCCTGGGCGCCGCGGCCGGATGAGCTGGGCAGCGCAGTGACCTCCCCGCAGCACCGAGTGCCGGCGCATCCCCGGCGGCCGCCCGGCTGTTGGCGGAGACGCCATCACGCCCCCGGGGCCTCCGAGGGAAACTGAGTCCGGGGAGGAGTGGGCAGGGGGTCCCCCAGGCCGCACTCCGCACCCCCGCTCCGTCCCTCCCGCCGGCGGGGCTAGGTCCCGGACCCCGGGCCCCGGCCTGCGCGCCCCGCATCCCGCGCCCCACCCGCTCGCCTACCTGGGCGGCCCTGGGCGGCGGCGCTGCTCCCGAGCCCCGGCCCCGAGCCCGAGCGCGGCGGCGGGCGGGGAATTTATGAATGGGgcgcgcggcgcggcgcggcgggggcggcgggcgcAGGGGGCGCGCACGTGACCGCGTTGGCGGCGGGCCCGCAACGACCCGCTCGATGCCGCCGGTGCCGCCCGGTCCCGGCCGCAGCCGCCGCCGCGCGCGCCCGCCGCCGCCTCCCGGGCCTTCCGGTGGGGGCGGGAGGCGGGGCCTGGGCGGGGCGCCCCCTGGGCGGCTGCGGGTCCCAGGGGTCCGGGGCGCCCGCCTCCCTCCCGCACAGGGCACGATGCGGGTGGCGGGCCAGTGTCCCCACCCGCCCGGCACCGAGGGAGGTCGGGTGGCCTCTCCGGGCCTCCCCCAGCTCCGGGTTCGGCCCGCCACGCGCTCCCACCTGCCCCCGCGCCCCCGTCTCCCTGGGGTGCCCGCACGGACGCAGCGGGTCCCTGCACCCCCGCCTGTCGCATCCTCACCCCCAGCCCGGAGGCCCAGAGGACTGGGGGTGACCCCAGCAAAGGGGCCAGGGGCGCGCCCCGggaagcagggtggggtgggcgggccccgcagcccgcagcccgcagccagCCGGGGGATAGGGGGCGGGGACCCTGTTGGGGGGCAGCTGGCCCCGAAGAGCGCCCCTGCGGTGGGGAGGGGCCCCCACTCCAGGCCACGGCGCCAGGGTGCCGTTCGGGGTGCGGGTCTTGCGGGCGGGCCGCCCTCAGGTTGGGGGACCTGACCCCGCGAAGCGTTGCGTGGGGAGCCCCTGAGGCCTCCACTGGGACCCGGGTCAGGCCAGGCGGGGGTGCGCGGGGGCTGCTCCCCGGGGTGCCCCGCCTGGCGGCACGGGGACGGGGCCCATTGGGAATTGGGGTCAGGTCTCCCGATGGGtgcgggagctggaggctcgcTGGGGACACGCGGCCCTCGGACACTCTGGGGGTCCCACGGTCCCTCCCGGCCGGCCGGGCGGGGGCTGTCACCGGGCGGGGCCCGGGTGGCGGGAGAGGGGGGCGCGGGGGCGGGGCGCAGACGTCAGCATAGCGAGCGAGGCTGCGCCGGCTGCGGTGACGTCAGGGGCCGCCCGCGCACGCGCACCGCGTCAGAGGCTCGCGGGGGCGGGCGGCAGCACGTGTGCGGGGGGCGGGCGACCCCTGGCGGCCGTGGAGGGCACCGCAGCCGGCCGGTGACAACTGATCTACCCCCGGGGGCTAAGGAGAGCTGGCAACAGGGCTGCACTGCAGGTGCGGAGTGAAGCCAGAGAACGTCTGCGGGTGCGGTGCGGAGGAACAGGAggcacacgcgcacgcacacgcgcacactcacacgcacacccCTTAGGCCGGAACCGTAGGGGCACAGGGCGAGGTGCCTAGCCAGGTGTCAGGTGTTCTTTGCTTTTTAATGTTTGATCATCTTAATTATTGCATAAGGACAGCCAGCAATCGAGAGGCAAGTGGATGATAGAAAGAcaggagacccctgcagccctgcttcaccacttgcaaagctctcccccctgcaggtggggaccggggactcaaacctgggtccttgtgcacttcgatgtgtgtgctcttaaccaggtgagccactgactGCCTTACGTTtcatatttaaagattttttatttattgaatagaaacagagaaattcagaaggagggaaggaagggggggagggaggggggccccgacctgcagctctgcttcagcacttgtaagcggagcttgaacctgtgcctttgtgcacttaaccatgtgcaccactgcccagccccctaaagagatttatttaattagagagacagtgaaaaaaagagtggaaagcagagcatcactctgggacccGTGAGCCTAGCAAGACCTACCTGTGTGCCGCGGATGCCTCCCCCCTCGGGGGCTGCCCCCGCCGCTGCGGCCTGTCCTCAGGATCGTGCCCAGGGCCTGGTGGGTGGGTGCGCGCCCGCTAGAGTGCACACGTGGCCGTGTGGGAGGACCCacgaatctttttatttttatttttatttattggatagagacagccagaagttgagagggaagggggtggtagagaagggaaagagacccctgcagccctgcttcaccacttgcaaagctcttcccctgcgggtggggcctgggggctcgaacccaggtcctccagcattgtgacatgtgcactcaaccaggtgtgccaccgctcagcccccAGAAAtcatttaaataacaaaaaagaataataataaaagggaggAATGGCCATGGGGGAACAGTGGATTATAAAGGTGGATAAAATGCGCCCCAGCTCAGCCGCTTAAAGCAGCATCGGACTCCTGTCTGgcctgtcacccccaccccaggcccccgAACCTGCAACGCCAGTTCTGAGACAGAATAATGGGCGTTCTTCCGCTCCGCACAAcagtgacttcattgtttttaacttttatttatgtattactggatagagacagaaattgagagggaaggaagggggacatagggagagagacagagacaccagcagccctgcttcaccagccctgaagcttcccccctgcaggtggggaccaggggcttgaaccccggtccttgtgcgctgtagtgtgtgcgcCAACGGTGCCTTCCTTTTACTTCTCCTGGGGGCTCCATGTGTGTGGGATTCCACGGTGCTTACAAACTGTCTCCCTTAGCCCAGAAGAGTGAGGTTCCACCGCCATGAAGTGAAGGTTTCCCTGGTGCTTGATGCTCCTGtatggtgctgggggctcgaacgggggtcTCCACACGGGCTAAATGTGCACCGTGGGTgaccactccccctgcctccccattCTTGTCTAGACAGAGACTGAGATAGGGCAGggtagacagcagaatggttctgcaaagagactctcctgcctgaggctctgaggtcccaggttcaatccccagcaccaccgtcagcagccagaggtgagcagggctctgggctgtcTTTGCACTtgcaccatgtgaacttaacaTGTGCCAATACCCTTCCCCaggctctctctgtatctttctgtatctcactgttattaaaataaaaatgttgtggtccgggaggtggcgcagtggataaagcattggattctcaagcatgaggtccagagttcaatccccggcagcacatgtaccagagtgatgtccggttctttctctctctctctctctcctatcttcatgaataaataaataaaatctttaaaaaaataaaattaaaatgtttaatatttatttttattttctaatctttattagacacagctagaaatggagagagaaaggggtgacagaaggagagagagacccctgcagccctgcttcaccacttgtgaagttttccccctgcaggtgggggccgggagctcgaacctgggtccttgtaccctgtagcatgtgcgctcaaccaaggtgcgccaccacctggcccttatgtatttatttatttacttccttttgttactcttgttttattgtacttattgttgttattgatgccgtcgttgatgttggataggacagagagaaatggagagaggaggggaagacagagatccttaggccagttcttgcacttaacctgcgcttaacccactgttaaaatatttaacggagagaaaaaagagacaaaggctggggagacagcacaatggttctgcaaagagactttcatgactgaagctctggtctctctctcctctttctgtatctcttattaaaataaataaaatattaagagagggagagggagtcgggcggtagcgcagcgggttaaacacaggtggcacaaagcacaaggaccagcgtgaggatcccggttcgagccccctggctccccaccttcaggggagtcgcctcacaggtggtgaagcaggtctgcaggtgtctgtctttctctccccctctctgtcttcccctcctctctccatttctctctgtcctgtccaacaacgacatcatcaacaacaagaataactacaacaataaaacaagggcaacaaaagtgaataaatattttaagaaggagGAGAGACTACAGCTCTCCATCTGTCATGTGCCCGCCTGCCCTTGTGCACTTGTGGCCTCCAGaattggaacctgggtcctcgggTCTGGTGAGGTGTGAGTTCCTCAAGCAAGCCATCTGCAAGCCACTCTTcattttgacttttttaaaatcttttttagggtctgggtggtggctgagcccacatgctacaatgtgcatggacccaggttggaatccccggtccccacctgcagggggaagcttcac from Erinaceus europaeus chromosome 23, mEriEur2.1, whole genome shotgun sequence includes:
- the CBARP gene encoding voltage-dependent calcium channel beta subunit-associated regulatory protein isoform X1; its protein translation is MRQAGVQGPAASVRAPQGDGGAGAGGSAWRAEPGAGGGPERPPDLPRCRAGGDTGPPPASCPVREGGGRPGPLGPAAAQGAPRPGPASRPHRKAREAAAGARGGGCGRDRAAPAASSGSLRARRQRGHVRAPCARRPRRAAPRAPFINSPPAAALGLGAGAREQRRRPGPPRPGRRRRRRHAAHRHRGHRGRHRHRGPDRDMGQRHGAHRECGARRGARGGAPAPAHLPPPQAEPDPALDRSALLLLLLLALLAAGSLVVLAGALLLGRRCWAGRRPHRALEELEKGTGAYLDPGPHAAPATRHAPASAHCVLAEPECPEDAETERFLSTSSTGRRVSFNEAALFEQGHKAQDKGRRYTLTEGDFHHLKKARLSHLHLPPLKIVTIHECDPGEAAPHAAAPPKAIFQPAGKALTGRSGGPSSALPGDPYNSAAGSSTDVHVSPSASSGSGDASSLDSARSRKPGGPGASGPGEGSPSAGAGPVLQFFTRLRRHASLDGASPYFRVKKWKLEASQRASSLDTRGSPKRHHFQRQRAASESTEPEGDTLKYIRGLPAPAGPAPALRRLVSAEAGAAGGASPEFPPDSGGLGLEPQARQEESEDGEREAGPEPPQTPVQDIWSLRASLELHAASSDHSSSGNDRDSVRSADSSGSGGPAPAFPPASPPAPPLPRTTGPEGDTGPRRLLQMDSGYASIEGRGAGEDGPLGAPDRRCSVPDTPAPPSSPHAWPRRPRRDYSVDEKTDALFHEFLRHDPHFDGAPQPRHRARAHPHPRKQWPRGRQHSDPGARPAAPPGAPRASRAPLRRGDSVDCPPDGRLPDDPAGATITVIEEEPGGGCPGAGPREPLLDKLAVRLDDSMFPARLGAPAAAPAPALAVAPAPTSPDHSPA
- the CBARP gene encoding voltage-dependent calcium channel beta subunit-associated regulatory protein isoform X2; the protein is MRQAGVQGPAASVRAPQGDGGAGAGGSAWRAEPGAGGGPERPPDLPRCRAGGDTGPPPASCPVREGGGRPGPLGPAAAQGAPRPGPASRPHRKAREAAAGARGGGCGRDRAAPAASSGSLRARRQRGHVRAPCARRPRRAAPRAPFINSPPAAALGLGAGAREQRRRPGPPRPGRRRRRRHAAHRHRGHRGRHRHRGPDRDMGQRHGAHRECGARRGARGGAPAPAHLPPPQAEPDPALDRSALLLLLLLALLAAGSLVVLAGALLLGRRCWAGRRPHRALEELEKGTGAYLDPGPHAAPEPECPEDAETERFLSTSSTGRRVSFNEAALFEQGHKAQDKGRRYTLTEGDFHHLKKARLSHLHLPPLKIVTIHECDPGEAAPHAAAPPKAIFQPAGKALTGRSGGPSSALPGDPYNSAAGSSTDVHVSPSASSGSGDASSLDSARSRKPGGPGASGPGEGSPSAGAGPVLQFFTRLRRHASLDGASPYFRVKKWKLEASQRASSLDTRGSPKRHHFQRQRAASESTEPEGDTLKYIRGLPAPAGPAPALRRLVSAEAGAAGGASPEFPPDSGGLGLEPQARQEESEDGEREAGPEPPQTPVQDIWSLRASLELHAASSDHSSSGNDRDSVRSADSSGSGGPAPAFPPASPPAPPLPRTTGPEGDTGPRRLLQMDSGYASIEGRGAGEDGPLGAPDRRCSVPDTPAPPSSPHAWPRRPRRDYSVDEKTDALFHEFLRHDPHFDGAPQPRHRARAHPHPRKQWPRGRQHSDPGARPAAPPGAPRASRAPLRRGDSVDCPPDGRLPDDPAGATITVIEEEPGGGCPGAGPREPLLDKLAVRLDDSMFPARLGAPAAAPAPALAVAPAPTSPDHSPA
- the CBARP gene encoding voltage-dependent calcium channel beta subunit-associated regulatory protein isoform X4, with the protein product MQPTATVATEAATATVAPTATWDNATGPTAEPDPALDRSALLLLLLLALLAAGSLVVLAGALLLGRRCWAGRRPHRALEELEKGTGAYLDPGPHAAPEPECPEDAETERFLSTSSTGRRVSFNEAALFEQGHKAQDKGRRYTLTEGDFHHLKKARLSHLHLPPLKIVTIHECDPGEAAPHAAAPPKAIFQPAGKALTGRSGGPSSALPGDPYNSAAGSSTDVHVSPSASSGSGDASSLDSARSRKPGGPGASGPGEGSPSAGAGPVLQFFTRLRRHASLDGASPYFRVKKWKLEASQRASSLDTRGSPKRHHFQRQRAASESTEPEGDTLKYIRGLPAPAGPAPALRRLVSAEAGAAGGASPEFPPDSGGLGLEPQARQEESEDGEREAGPEPPQTPVQDIWSLRASLELHAASSDHSSSGNDRDSVRSADSSGSGGPAPAFPPASPPAPPLPRTTGPEGDTGPRRLLQMDSGYASIEGRGAGEDGPLGAPDRRCSVPDTPAPPSSPHAWPRRPRRDYSVDEKTDALFHEFLRHDPHFDGAPQPRHRARAHPHPRKQWPRGRQHSDPGARPAAPPGAPRASRAPLRRGDSVDCPPDGRLPDDPAGATITVIEEEPGGGCPGAGPREPLLDKLAVRLDDSMFPARLGAPAAAPAPALAVAPAPTSPDHSPA
- the CBARP gene encoding voltage-dependent calcium channel beta subunit-associated regulatory protein isoform X3 encodes the protein MQPTATVATEAATATVAPTATWDNATGPTAEPDPALDRSALLLLLLLALLAAGSLVVLAGALLLGRRCWAGRRPHRALEELEKGTGAYLDPGPHAAPATRHAPASAHCVLAEPECPEDAETERFLSTSSTGRRVSFNEAALFEQGHKAQDKGRRYTLTEGDFHHLKKARLSHLHLPPLKIVTIHECDPGEAAPHAAAPPKAIFQPAGKALTGRSGGPSSALPGDPYNSAAGSSTDVHVSPSASSGSGDASSLDSARSRKPGGPGASGPGEGSPSAGAGPVLQFFTRLRRHASLDGASPYFRVKKWKLEASQRASSLDTRGSPKRHHFQRQRAASESTEPEGDTLKYIRGLPAPAGPAPALRRLVSAEAGAAGGASPEFPPDSGGLGLEPQARQEESEDGEREAGPEPPQTPVQDIWSLRASLELHAASSDHSSSGNDRDSVRSADSSGSGGPAPAFPPASPPAPPLPRTTGPEGDTGPRRLLQMDSGYASIEGRGAGEDGPLGAPDRRCSVPDTPAPPSSPHAWPRRPRRDYSVDEKTDALFHEFLRHDPHFDGAPQPRHRARAHPHPRKQWPRGRQHSDPGARPAAPPGAPRASRAPLRRGDSVDCPPDGRLPDDPAGATITVIEEEPGGGCPGAGPREPLLDKLAVRLDDSMFPARLGAPAAAPAPALAVAPAPTSPDHSPA